GCAATCCGGAATCCTTCGCCACGCTGGAATGCACGCTGACCGGCCCCACGCTGCGCTTCGCGCGAGATCGCCTGATCGCGCTGTCGGGCGCCGATCTGCGCGCGCGCATCGACGATATCCCCGTGCCGCTGAACCAGCCATTGCTGGTGCGTGGCGGGACGACGCTCAGCTTCGGCGAGCGCCGCCGCGGCGCGCGCGTGTATCTGGCCGTGCGTGGGGGATTCGACGTGCCGGCCGTCATGGACAGCCGCAGCACCTTCCTGCGCGGCGGCTACGGCGGGTTCCAGGGGCGTGCGCTGGCGCGGGATGACCGGTTGCCGCTGTGCGCGGCCGACGCCGGCTATCCGGGGGCGACGCGCCTGCTGGTGCAGTGCGGCCTGCCCTGGATAAGCGCGGGCCAGTTCGACATGCCCGTGGCCGGCGGCGCGCCCGATGCGTTGCGCGCGATGCCCGGCCCTCAATGGGAGCGTTTCACCGAAGCCACCCGCGCCGCCTTCCTGGAGCAGTCGTTCGAGATCGACCACCGCTCGGATCGCATGGGATACCGCTTGAGCGGCGCCCGCCTGGCGCTCGCGGAACCCTTGGAAATGGTGTCCGAGGCGGTTGCCTTCGGCACCGTCCAGGTCCCGCCAGACGGCAGCCCTATCGTGCTGATGGCTGACCGCCAGAGCGCTGGCGGCTATCCCAAGATCGCCTATGTCGCCAGCGTCGATCTGCCCCTGCTGGCGCAGGCGGTGCCCGGCGATCGCATTCGTTTCGCCATGATGACGCTGGAACAGGCGCAAGCCTTGTATCTGGAGCGCGAGGCCTCGTTGGAGGGGCTGCGCGTACAGGTCGAGCGGGCGATGGCGCCGGTGTTGGCCGAGGCGGACCCCGGCGTCGAATAAAAGCCCTGGTGCCGGGGTTATTCGCCCTTTTCGTCGTCCATCTCGTCCATGTCGGAAGGCGCATGCGCGTCGTCCGCATCCCGGCCGCCATGCGCACCGTTGCGGTCCGCCGGTTTGTCGCGATAGCTTTTGCTGACGACCTCGAAGCCGAACAGGCGGCAGTCCAGGGGGCCGTTGTGCAGCGGAATACGGCGCAGCGGCTTCAGGCGCATCTTCTGCGGCAGCGTCATGTCGCTGGAAATGGCATGGACCTGCCAACCCGCGAATTCCCGCTTGAGGCAGGCCGCCCACTCGCGCCACAGGGTTTCATCCTGGCCAGCCGGCATCCGTTCGCCGTAAGGCGGGTTGGTGACGATCCAGCCCTGGTGCGCCGGCGCATGCAAGGCGCGGGCGTCGCCGACTTCGAACTGGATGGCGTTGTCGGTCAGCCATGCCCGTTCGGCATTGCGGCGTGCATGCTCGATCGCGGCGGGATCGACGTCGTAGCCGAACAGCGGCGTATCCAGCCTGGGTTGGATATGCGCGCGCGCATCGTCTTTCATGTCGTGCCAGCGGCGCTCGTCGTGGTCGCGCAGGCGTTCGAAGGAAAAGGGCCGCGCGATGCCCGGCGGTACGCCCAGCGCGATCCATGCGGCTTCGATCAGGATGGTGCCGCTGCCGCAGAAAGGGTCCAGCAGGGGCGCGGCGGGATCCCAGCCGGCCAGGGCCAGCATGCCCGCCGCCAGGTTTTCGCGCAGCGGCGCTTCGCCTTTGTCCAGGCGCCATCCGCGCTTGAACAGCGATTCGCCACTGGTATCGAGATACAGGGTCGCGGTATCGGCGGTCAGGAAAGCGTGCACGCGTGCGTCGGGGCGCACCGTATCGATATCGGGCCGCGCGCCTTCGCGGTCCAGCAGGCGGTCGCAGATGCCGTCCTTCACGCGCAGATTGCAGTACTGCAGGCTGCGCATGGGACTTTTGATCGCCGAGGTGTCCACGCGCAGGCTTTGTTCGGCGCCGAACCAGCGTTCCCAGGGTGTGGCGTACGCCAGGTCCAGCAGATCGTTCTCGTCCTGCACCGGCCCCTGCGCCACCTGTACGAGGATCCGCGCGGCCAGACGCGAGTAGAGGTTGGCGCGCTGCACGCCTTCCCAGTCGGCGCTGAAGTGCGCGCCTGCCCGGCCGGCGCGCGCGTCTTCGTAGCCCAACGCCTGCAGTTCGATGGTGAGCACTTCTTCCAGGCCTTGGGGGCAGGATGCGAAAACCTGGAACCGCTCCGCCTTGCGCGTGCCGGTATTCCGCGCGCGCATGCGCGGCTGCTCCGTGTGCGCCGCGAAACGCGGATCGCCATCGTGGCGGTCCCGTGGCGCCTCGGCGCGCGTCGCGTGGAAGGTATCTTCCGCCGCCATCTCTGGCGCGGTGTTCGTAACCGTTTGCCTGGCGTCTCGTTGCCGGGCGGGCCGGGGCGGCAGCGTACCGGCTTCGCGCGACCGCGGCTGGCGCGGCGCGGCGTCCGTCGACGCCGGCGGGCGCCGGGATGGACTGCGCTCTGACCCGGCCGCGGAGGAGGCACGCCGCGGCGTGCGCGGGCCGTCCTCGGCGGCGTCGCGCTGGCGACGCGGCGGCGGGGAAGGCTCTTCCGCCCGCGATTTTTCCCGCTGCTTTTCCTGCAAGGCCACCAGCCTTGCCCGGGCGCCGCTGCGTGTGCGCGCTCCCGGCTTTGCGCCGGGCGTGGCGCCGGCGGGGCGCTTGGACAGCGTAAGCGTTTTGCGGGGGCGGTCGGAGTCGTCGGCGGACATGGAATAGGAAGATCTAGAAGGGCTTGACGACCACCAGCGCCACCACGATGAACAGCAGCAGCACCGAGATTTCGTTGAACCAGCGGTAGAAAGTATGGGTGCGCGTGTTGCGTCCCTGCTCGAACTTGCGCAGCATGACGCCACAGGCGTGATGGTAGCCGATGATCAAGAGCACGAAGAACAGCTTCGCATGCATCCAGCCGTTGCCCGGGCCCATGCCGATACCGTAGCCGATATAAAGCCAGAGCCCGAAAATGATCGCGATGACGGCCAGCAGGGTAGTGAAGCGGAACAGGCGCCGCGCCATGCCCAGCAGTACCGTGCGCACCGCGGGTTCATCGTGCTGGGCCAGATTCACATAGATGCGCGGCAGATAAAACAGGCCCGCGAACCAGGCGGCGATAAACACGATGTGCAGGGTCTTGATCCAGAGCATGGGTTGATACCTCGGTGCAAGGGGTGCGGAACGCGCATTCCAGGCCGGTGGCCTGTTTTCGTCGGCGTCGGGTCACGCGATATTACGCGGATCCGGCTTACGACGAGGGGAGGGTTGCTCACGCCATAGGGAGGCGATGCGCGATGCCGCGTCGATTCGCCGGGCCGGGCGGGATGGCACAAGGGATTTCAACCGCGAAGCTGTCCTTCGCCCGTCAGCACCCATTTGTACGTGGTCAGCCCTTCCAGTCCCACCGGACCGCGCGCGTGCAGGCGGTTCGTGGAGATGCCGATTTCCGAGCCCAACCCGTATTCATAGCCATCCGCGAATACCGTGGGCAGGTTGACGTAGACCGAGCTGGAGTCCACTTCGCGCTGGAAGCGGCGGGCCGCGCCGAGGTTTTCGGTGACGATGGCGTCCGTATGCCCGGAACCCCAGCGGCCGATGTGATCGATGGCCTCGTCCAGCGAGTCCACGATACGGATGGCCAGGATGGGGCCGAGATATTCCTCCGCCCAGTCCGCATCCGTTGCCGGCTTGGCGGCCGGCACGAGATCCCGGGTGCGCGCGCAACCGCGCAGTTCAACGCCGTGGGCGATCAGCGCATCGGCCAGGCGCGGCAGGATGGCGGCGGCGACGGCCGCGTGCACCAGCAGCGTTTCCATCGAGCCGCACACGCCGTAGCGGTACGTCTTGGCATTGAACGCGATGGCGTGGGCTTTTTCGGGATCCGCCGCGGCATCGATATAGACGTGGCAGTTGCCGTCCAGATGCTTGATGACCGGGACGCGGGCTTCCGCGCTGATGCGCTGGATCAGGCTTTTGCCGCCGCGCGGCACGATGACGTCGATGTGTTCCGTCATGGTGATGAGCTCGCCGACGGCGGCGCGGTCGGTCGTGTCGACCACCTGTACCGCATGGGGCGGCAGGCCGGCGGCGTCCAGGCCCTGGCGCACGATGGCCGCCAGCGCGAGATTGGATCGCAGCGCTTCGCTGCCACCGCGCAGGATGGCGGCATTGCCGGACTTCAGGCAGAGGGCCGCCGCATCGATCGTGACGTTGGGTCGCGACTCGTAGATGATGCCGATGACGCCCAGCGGGACTCGCATCTGCGCCACGCGCATGCCGTTGGGCCGCACGGTCGTCGGGCCGGTGCTGCCGACAGGGTCGGGCAGGGCGGCGACCTGGCGCAGGCCGTCCGCCATCAGATCCAGCGTCCGGTCGGACAGTGCCAGGCGATCCAGCAGGGCCGCCGTCAGGCCGTTTTCGCGCGCGGCGTCCAGGTCCTGCCGGTTGGCGTCCTTGAGGGCACCGCGATTGGCCTCGACGGCATCGGCCATGGCATGAAGGGCGCGGACCTTCGCCACACCGCTGGCGCGCATGATCTCGCGCGCCGCTCGGCGGGCATTCACGCCCAGGGTGATCATGGCTTCTTGTACGGTCTGCGTGGACATGGCAATCGGTGAGTCGGCGTTGCGAGCGCGGTTTGGATGACTTCGTAGTGTATCCGTTCGCGGCCGCCCGCCGCCCGGGCGATCAGGCCTGGCGCCGGCCCGCCGCCGCTACCCGCAGTGCCAGACGCGTCATCTCTTCCCAGGGGTCGGATAGCCTGCCGGGCACGGACAGTCCCTTGATGATGCGGTCCACGTCGTGCGCGTGCTGGACGGCAGCCGGCCATGCGCCGGCAGGCACGCGTGACAGGGCCTGCAATGCAAGGCGCTCATGGGCGCCGAAAATGCGCAGGCGCCGCATGACCGCGCCGCTGTCCTGGCCGCTGGCGCGCGCCTGGGCGACGCGGGCCAGGATGCGGATTTCCTCGCCCACCGCCCAGAGCACCAGGGGCAGCGCTTCGCCTTCCGCGCGCAGGCCGTCCAGCATGCGTACCGTGCGCCCCACGTCGCCGGCCAGCATGGCATCGCGCAGGCCGAACACGTCGTAGCGCGCGACGTTCAGCACCGCGCGTTCGACGGCTTCGGCATCCAGGGCGCCTTCGGGGTACAGCAGACCCAGCTTTTGTATTTCCTGGTGCGCGGCAAGCAGGTTGCCCTCGACCTTGTCCGCCATCCACTGCAGCGTCGCGGCATCGGCGCGCTGGTTCTGGCGCGCCAGCCGCTCGCCGATCCAGGCCGGCAGGCGCGCGCGTTCGATGTTCGGGATATCCACCACGGTGCCCCGCGCCAGGGCGGTCATCCAGCGGCTTTCGCGGGTGGCCTTGTCCAGGCGGGGCAGGCCGATGGCAATGATGGTGTCGGGGTCGCCGCCGCTGTCGGCCTGTTCGGCCAGCCTGGCCAGCATATCGCCGCCGGCCTTGCCTGGCTTGCCGGTCGGGATCTTCAGTTCCAGCAGCCTGCGGTCGCCGAATAGCGAAACGGTCTGGGTGGCGGCGACGACCGCGCTCCAGTCGCTGCGCGCGTCCATGACCAGCGAAGTGCGCTCGGTGTAGCCGGCGGCGCGCGCCGCCGCGCGCAGGCTGTCCATCGCTTCGGTGACGAGCAGGGGTTCGTCGCCGCTGATCGTGTACAGCGGGGCAAGTTGCGCACCGGCGCGCCGCAAATGGTCGGCGAAGCGTTCGGCGTCCAGGGATTGCGCCATGGGCCGTCAGTAGGAAGTATCTTCGTCGAGGCTGGGCGGGCCGTTGGTGATGTTCGGGCGGTTCCACGGCTGCCGGTTGTTCTGCGGCGGGGGCGTGGTGCTGTACACCGGGCCCACGTCCTCTCCGGGCTTGGCCGATTGCGCCTTTTGCATCGCCAGGCGCACGTCCGGGGCGGTCAGGCGCCGCACGATGCGGCTGACCAGGCTCTGTTCCATGTTGCGGTACAGGCTTTCTGCCTGGCCTTCCTTGGCCTGCACGACCTGGTCGTTGTAAGGCATTTCCCGATAGGCTTCGAGCGTGGTGTCCGGCAGCAGGGCCCGGCCCTTGGCGTCGATCACGCGGAACGTGAAGACCAGTCCCAGTTCGTATTCCTCGACCTTGCCCTGGGCATTGAGCGATACCTCGCGCATCGAACGCGAATTGCGGATCTGCTGCAGCTGCGCTTCGGCGTCCTTGGGGGTATCGAGCAGCTGCGTCTCGGGCGATGCCGCGGCGATCGCCCGCCGCACTTCGGCGCCGAACCGGGAATTCTGCGGAATGCCGACATACAGGGAGTCGAAAGGTAGCGGGGTGGTACCCCGCATCTGGAAACCGCAGGCGGACAGCAGCATGAGCGTTGCCAGGCCGGCGACGCGCAGCGCCCATCCCCGGCCGCGTTCCCGTGTGCCCACCGGGCGATTCCCTAGCCTGGCGAAATTCATGCGGTACCTCATTAACCTACGACGTTGACCAGTTTGCCGGGCACCACGATAACCCGTTTCGGCGGCCGGCCTTCAAGAAAGCGGCCCACGGCCTCGTGCGCGGCGGCCAGGCTCTCGATCTGTTCGCGCGTGGCCTGCGCGGATACCCGCAGCGCGCCGCGCAGCTTGCCGTTGACCTGCAGCATCAGTTCGACCTCGTCGGCCACCAGCGCGGCTTCGTCGACCTCCGGCCATGGCGCATCCAGCAGGTCGCCGTACAGGTCCGCAAAACCCAGGTCGTTCCACAAATGCCATGAGATGTGCGGCACCACGGGGTACAGCACACGCAACAGGATGCCCAGGCTTTCGGCGCGCGCGGCGTCCGCGGCGGCGTCGGCGGGCAGGTCGGCGTTTTCGATGGCGTTCAGCATTTTCATGCAGGCCGATACCACCGTGTTGTACTGGATGCGTTCGTAGTCGTAGTCGGCCTGCTTGAGCAGGATGTGGATCTCGCGGCGCAGATCCTTGGCGGCGGCCGGGGCCGCCTGCCAGTCCACCCCGCGCGCCGCCAGCCCGGCCGCTACCGATTCGCGTTGCGCCCAGCCGTGCGACCACAGCCGGCGCAGGAAGCGATTGGCGCCTTCGACGCCCGAGTCCGACCATTCCAGCGTCTGTTCCGGCGGGCTGGCAAACATGACGAACAGGCGGGCGGTATCGGCGCCGAGCGTATCGATCAGCGATTGCGGATCCACGCCGTTGTTCTTGGACTTCGACATGGTGCCGACGCCGCCGTAGCTCACTTCGCTGCCGTCGGACTTGCGCCGCGCGCCCACGATGGCGCCCTTGGCGTCGTAGACGTTTTCGACCTCGTCGGGCCAGAAGTATTCGATCCCGCCGTGTTCGGTCTTGCGCGAATAGATGTGGTTCAGCACCATGCCCTGGCACAGCAGGCGCGTGAACGGCTCGTCGAACTTCAGCATGTTCAGGTCGCGCATGACCTTGGTCCAGAAGCGGGCGTACAGCAGGTGCAGCACCGCATGTTCGATCCCGCCGATGTACTGGTCCATGGGCATCCAGTAATCGTTGCGGCTATCGACCATGGCGTCGTTGTTGCCCGGCGACGTATAGCGCATGAAATACCAGGCGGAATCGACGAAGGTATCCATCGTGTCCGTCTCGCGCCGCGCCGGCTTGCCGCAGGTGGGGCAGGTGCAGGACAGGAAAGCTTCGTTCTTTGCCAGCGGGTTGCCCGAGCCATCCGGGATCAGGTCTTCGGGCAGCACCACCGGCAGGTCTTTTTCCGGGACGGGTACGGGGCCGCAGTCGGCGCAATGGATGATGGGGATGGGCGTGCCCCAGTAGCGTTGGCGCGAAATGCCCCAGTCGCGCAGCCGCCAGGTGGTCTGCTTTTCGCCTATGCCCAGGGCCGCCAGATCGGCCGCGATGGCATCCACCGCTTCCTTGCTGGTCAGGCCGTCGTACTTTCCGGAGTGGATCAGACGGCCGCTCTGCTTGTCGCCATACCATTCCTGCCAGGCGTCGGTGGAATAGGTCTTGCCCGGCACGTCCACGACCTGGCGGATCTCCAGGTTGTATTTGCGCGCGAAGGCGAAATCGCGCTCGTCATGCGCGGGCACACCCATGACCGCGCCGTCGCCGTAGCTCATGAGGACGTAATTGCCGACCCAGACGTCGACCGGCTTGCCGGTCAAGGGATGGGTAACGGTCAATCCCGTCGGCAGGCCTTCTTTTTCGCGCGTCGCCAATTCGGCTTCGGTGGTGCCGCCCAGCTTGCACCTTTCGATGAATTCGGCCAACTGCGGGTTGCCGCGCGCGGCCAGCGTGGCCAACGGGTGTTCCGGCGCGACGGCGCAGAAAGTAACACCCATGATCGTGTCGGCGCGCGTCGTGAAGACGTAAAGCTTGCCGTCCTGGACCTTTTGCCCGGATTCGTCCCGGATGTCGTGCAGGAAGGCGAAACGCACGCCCTCGCTCTTGCCGATCCAGTTTTCCTGCATCAGGCGTACGCGTTCCGGCCAGCCGGGAAGGCCGGTCTTGACCTGCTCGAGCAGTTCTTCCGCGTAATCCGTAATGCGCAGGTAATAGCCCGGGATTTCGCGCTTTTCGACGAGCGCGCCCGACCGCCAGCCGCGGCCGTCGATGACCTGTTCGTTGGCCAGCACGGTCTGGTCCACCGGATCCCAGTTCACGACCTGGGTCTTGCGGTAGGCAATCCCTTTTTCCAGCATCTTCAGGAACAGCCATTGGTTCCATTTGTAGTAAGCCGGATCGCAGGCGCTCATCTCGCGCGACCAGTCGATCGCCAGTCCCATCGCCTGCATCTGCTTCTTCATGTAGGCAATGTTGTCGTAGGTCCACTTCGCCGGCGGCACCTTGGATTTGATGGCGGCGTTTTCCGCGGGCATGCCGAAGGCATCCCAGCCCATGGGCATCAGCACGTTGTATCCGCGCATGCGCAGCTGGCGCGCCATCATGTCGTTGATGGTGTAGTTGCGGACATGGCCCATATGCAGTTTGCCGCTGGGGTAGGGCAGCATGGAGCACGCGTAGAACTTCGGCTTTTCGGCGCCGCTGGCATTGCGGGCGTGCTCGCTGACACGATAGACGTCATTGCGGCGCCAGACGTCCTGGGCGGCGGCTTCGACGGCATTGGGGTTGTAGCGTTCCTGCATGGGCTGGATAGGATCGATGACGAATAAGGGCCGCCCCCGCCGACGCGGGGGTACGGTCAAAACCCTTGATTATAGGTTCTGCCATGCGGCTGCGATCCCGCGGCCGGTTTTCGCGCCTTTGCGCCCTGCGCACGCCCCCCGCGCCCTTGACGCAGGCGGCACCGGCGCGGTCCGCGCCCCGGGCGTAATAGTTGCTGGCGGGCACCGCGGCGGCGGAGCTTTCGTGCCGCCTTCCAGGCCGCGCCTTCCCTGGCGCGCCGCAAGCAGAGCGGATCATTGCTGTGGCGCATGGGGTGGCGCATTTTCCCGGCGATGGGCGGGCATGCGCATTGCGCCCAGGCCGGCTCCTGAACCACCACCACCCACCAGGGGGTTTGATATGACCGACAACCAGGATCAAAAGGAGCGGCGCAAGCCGCGTGGTTTCGCCGCGATGGGGCCGGAGTTCCAGCGTGAAATCGCCGCGCAGGGCGGCAGGGCCGCCCATCGTTTGGGCAAGGCGCATCGCTTTACTTCCCAGGAAGCGCGGGCGGCGGCCACCAAACGGCATGCGGCCCGCCAGGCGCAACCCGCCGGTTCGCCCGAGTCGCCCGCAGCGGCGACGGATCCGGCCAAGGACCGTTAAGGCGGCACCCGGCGACCTGCAGCGCGCAAGGGCGGCGATGGAGGCCGTCGCGCGGCCTTCCGGCCATCGTGGCCGGCGGATACAGGTCGGATCAGGGAATGGGCAGTTTCAAGGTGTGTGCCTCGGGGTCCGCCTCGAAGCCCGTCACCGCGAATTCCCTTGCTTCCATATAGCCTTCGGCGTGGAAGCGGACATGCGTCGGCGACCATGAAAAATCGGCCAGCCGCGCGACATCGACGCCTCGCGCGATGAGATAGCCCGGTGCCGTTCCGTCGTCGCGAGACGGCGGAATGTCGCTGGGCGGTTGCCACGAGACCGATTCGCAGGGCACCGTTGCCTGACGTTCGGCCTGGCCGGCCCGGTCGCGGGCGATCAAGGTAATTTCGTGTGTTTTCCAGTGTTCCATGGTGTTGGGCCGCAAGCGCCCGACGCGCGGGCAACGCGTTGCTCGCGGCAATCGTCGTACCCGACGGCCGGCCGCCGGATGGCGGTTTCCGGGCGACGAGGATCTCGTCCACGGTCGCTCCGCCTTCGGAACAGGATCCCATGGCGCATGGCGGCGGACCCGGACACGGTCGAACGGTTGAACCGCCAAATGCGCGATCCCGGGTTGGGCCGCCACGGCCAGGTCGTCACGACAAAATAAATCGCTTGCAATTGAATTGTGTGCGATCTAATATTTCTTCCAGGCACCAAACGCCAAGAAATATCAAACCCGGCCAGCGGCCACCCGGCCCGGCTTCCACGACCAGTAAGGAGTTCGCCATGTCTATCGAAAAAGTGCTTTACCGTGCCCAAGCCACCGCCAACGGCGGCCGTGACGGCCGCGCCGTGTCTTCCGACGGCGTGCTGGATATCCAACTGAGCACGCCGCGCGAACTCGGCGGCGCCGGCGGCCCCGGCACCAATCCCGAGCAACTGTTCGCGGCGGGCTATTCGGCCTGCTTCCTGGGCGCGCTGAAGTTTGTGGCGGCACGCGAAAAGGTGGCGCTGCCCGCCGAAACCAGCATCACCGGTTCGGTGGGTATCGGCGCCATCCCGACCGGCTTCGGCATCGAGGTCGAATTGCGT
Above is a genomic segment from Bordetella genomosp. 11 containing:
- a CDS encoding KGG domain-containing protein, whose protein sequence is MTDNQDQKERRKPRGFAAMGPEFQREIAAQGGRAAHRLGKAHRFTSQEARAAATKRHAARQAQPAGSPESPAAATDPAKDR
- a CDS encoding THUMP domain-containing protein, with amino-acid sequence MSADDSDRPRKTLTLSKRPAGATPGAKPGARTRSGARARLVALQEKQREKSRAEEPSPPPRRQRDAAEDGPRTPRRASSAAGSERSPSRRPPASTDAAPRQPRSREAGTLPPRPARQRDARQTVTNTAPEMAAEDTFHATRAEAPRDRHDGDPRFAAHTEQPRMRARNTGTRKAERFQVFASCPQGLEEVLTIELQALGYEDARAGRAGAHFSADWEGVQRANLYSRLAARILVQVAQGPVQDENDLLDLAYATPWERWFGAEQSLRVDTSAIKSPMRSLQYCNLRVKDGICDRLLDREGARPDIDTVRPDARVHAFLTADTATLYLDTSGESLFKRGWRLDKGEAPLRENLAAGMLALAGWDPAAPLLDPFCGSGTILIEAAWIALGVPPGIARPFSFERLRDHDERRWHDMKDDARAHIQPRLDTPLFGYDVDPAAIEHARRNAERAWLTDNAIQFEVGDARALHAPAHQGWIVTNPPYGERMPAGQDETLWREWAACLKREFAGWQVHAISSDMTLPQKMRLKPLRRIPLHNGPLDCRLFGFEVVSKSYRDKPADRNGAHGGRDADDAHAPSDMDEMDDEKGE
- a CDS encoding CopD family protein, which gives rise to MLWIKTLHIVFIAAWFAGLFYLPRIYVNLAQHDEPAVRTVLLGMARRLFRFTTLLAVIAIIFGLWLYIGYGIGMGPGNGWMHAKLFFVLLIIGYHHACGVMLRKFEQGRNTRTHTFYRWFNEISVLLLFIVVALVVVKPF
- the leuS gene encoding leucine--tRNA ligase — translated: MQERYNPNAVEAAAQDVWRRNDVYRVSEHARNASGAEKPKFYACSMLPYPSGKLHMGHVRNYTINDMMARQLRMRGYNVLMPMGWDAFGMPAENAAIKSKVPPAKWTYDNIAYMKKQMQAMGLAIDWSREMSACDPAYYKWNQWLFLKMLEKGIAYRKTQVVNWDPVDQTVLANEQVIDGRGWRSGALVEKREIPGYYLRITDYAEELLEQVKTGLPGWPERVRLMQENWIGKSEGVRFAFLHDIRDESGQKVQDGKLYVFTTRADTIMGVTFCAVAPEHPLATLAARGNPQLAEFIERCKLGGTTEAELATREKEGLPTGLTVTHPLTGKPVDVWVGNYVLMSYGDGAVMGVPAHDERDFAFARKYNLEIRQVVDVPGKTYSTDAWQEWYGDKQSGRLIHSGKYDGLTSKEAVDAIAADLAALGIGEKQTTWRLRDWGISRQRYWGTPIPIIHCADCGPVPVPEKDLPVVLPEDLIPDGSGNPLAKNEAFLSCTCPTCGKPARRETDTMDTFVDSAWYFMRYTSPGNNDAMVDSRNDYWMPMDQYIGGIEHAVLHLLYARFWTKVMRDLNMLKFDEPFTRLLCQGMVLNHIYSRKTEHGGIEYFWPDEVENVYDAKGAIVGARRKSDGSEVSYGGVGTMSKSKNNGVDPQSLIDTLGADTARLFVMFASPPEQTLEWSDSGVEGANRFLRRLWSHGWAQRESVAAGLAARGVDWQAAPAAAKDLRREIHILLKQADYDYERIQYNTVVSACMKMLNAIENADLPADAAADAARAESLGILLRVLYPVVPHISWHLWNDLGFADLYGDLLDAPWPEVDEAALVADEVELMLQVNGKLRGALRVSAQATREQIESLAAAHEAVGRFLEGRPPKRVIVVPGKLVNVVG
- a CDS encoding LPS-assembly lipoprotein LptE; the encoded protein is MNFARLGNRPVGTRERGRGWALRVAGLATLMLLSACGFQMRGTTPLPFDSLYVGIPQNSRFGAEVRRAIAAASPETQLLDTPKDAEAQLQQIRNSRSMREVSLNAQGKVEEYELGLVFTFRVIDAKGRALLPDTTLEAYREMPYNDQVVQAKEGQAESLYRNMEQSLVSRIVRRLTAPDVRLAMQKAQSAKPGEDVGPVYSTTPPPQNNRQPWNRPNITNGPPSLDEDTSY
- a CDS encoding glutamate-5-semialdehyde dehydrogenase, which produces MSTQTVQEAMITLGVNARRAAREIMRASGVAKVRALHAMADAVEANRGALKDANRQDLDAARENGLTAALLDRLALSDRTLDLMADGLRQVAALPDPVGSTGPTTVRPNGMRVAQMRVPLGVIGIIYESRPNVTIDAAALCLKSGNAAILRGGSEALRSNLALAAIVRQGLDAAGLPPHAVQVVDTTDRAAVGELITMTEHIDVIVPRGGKSLIQRISAEARVPVIKHLDGNCHVYIDAAADPEKAHAIAFNAKTYRYGVCGSMETLLVHAAVAAAILPRLADALIAHGVELRGCARTRDLVPAAKPATDADWAEEYLGPILAIRIVDSLDEAIDHIGRWGSGHTDAIVTENLGAARRFQREVDSSSVYVNLPTVFADGYEYGLGSEIGISTNRLHARGPVGLEGLTTYKWVLTGEGQLRG
- the holA gene encoding DNA polymerase III subunit delta, which produces MAQSLDAERFADHLRRAGAQLAPLYTISGDEPLLVTEAMDSLRAAARAAGYTERTSLVMDARSDWSAVVAATQTVSLFGDRRLLELKIPTGKPGKAGGDMLARLAEQADSGGDPDTIIAIGLPRLDKATRESRWMTALARGTVVDIPNIERARLPAWIGERLARQNQRADAATLQWMADKVEGNLLAAHQEIQKLGLLYPEGALDAEAVERAVLNVARYDVFGLRDAMLAGDVGRTVRMLDGLRAEGEALPLVLWAVGEEIRILARVAQARASGQDSGAVMRRLRIFGAHERLALQALSRVPAGAWPAAVQHAHDVDRIIKGLSVPGRLSDPWEEMTRLALRVAAAGRRQA
- a CDS encoding organic hydroperoxide resistance protein gives rise to the protein MSIEKVLYRAQATANGGRDGRAVSSDGVLDIQLSTPRELGGAGGPGTNPEQLFAAGYSACFLGALKFVAAREKVALPAETSITGSVGIGAIPTGFGIEVELRIAIPGLDPAQARQLVDKAHIVCPYSNATRGNIDVTLTLV
- a CDS encoding biotin-dependent carboxyltransferase family protein, translated to MIRVLKPGALSQLQDLGRYGHQRYGVPVNGVMDEWSHRLANILVGNPESFATLECTLTGPTLRFARDRLIALSGADLRARIDDIPVPLNQPLLVRGGTTLSFGERRRGARVYLAVRGGFDVPAVMDSRSTFLRGGYGGFQGRALARDDRLPLCAADAGYPGATRLLVQCGLPWISAGQFDMPVAGGAPDALRAMPGPQWERFTEATRAAFLEQSFEIDHRSDRMGYRLSGARLALAEPLEMVSEAVAFGTVQVPPDGSPIVLMADRQSAGGYPKIAYVASVDLPLLAQAVPGDRIRFAMMTLEQAQALYLEREASLEGLRVQVERAMAPVLAEADPGVE